A window of the Kosakonia radicincitans DSM 16656 genome harbors these coding sequences:
- a CDS encoding PP2C family protein-serine/threonine phosphatase translates to MNISTASISRQGERASNQDQTGENIGERAACFVVCDGIAGLPGGDVAAALARNTIISRFDGDEHLNAQYIRQYVNDANRAIREEQKAVQDYHRMGTTMVSLFIDRDYQLAYWAHAGDSRLYLFRRGWLYHVTTDHSLVQQMKDAGHQTEGINGNLLYFALGLGEDEREPSYSDVVPIEDGDAFLLCTDGFWHGVSEEQMQQSLHMVNTPDEWLTLMNQILLKNSVGAQTQQDNYSAVAVWMGTPQETTLLHTLSEAAQFFPLRD, encoded by the coding sequence ATGAATATCAGCACGGCCTCCATATCCCGCCAGGGCGAACGTGCCAGTAATCAGGACCAGACCGGGGAGAACATCGGCGAGCGTGCCGCCTGCTTTGTGGTATGTGACGGCATCGCCGGGTTACCCGGCGGCGACGTAGCGGCCGCACTGGCGCGTAATACCATCATCAGCCGGTTTGATGGCGATGAGCACCTGAATGCCCAGTACATTCGTCAGTACGTCAACGATGCTAACCGCGCTATCCGCGAGGAGCAGAAAGCGGTACAGGATTATCACCGTATGGGCACGACCATGGTAAGCCTGTTTATCGACCGGGATTATCAGCTTGCCTACTGGGCACACGCGGGCGACAGCCGCCTGTATCTCTTTCGTCGCGGCTGGCTCTATCATGTCACCACCGATCACAGCCTGGTGCAGCAGATGAAAGATGCCGGGCATCAGACCGAAGGCATCAACGGCAACTTGCTCTACTTCGCGCTGGGTCTTGGCGAAGATGAACGCGAGCCAAGCTACAGCGATGTGGTGCCGATCGAAGATGGCGATGCCTTTTTGCTCTGTACCGATGGCTTCTGGCACGGTGTCAGTGAAGAGCAGATGCAACAGTCGCTGCATATGGTGAATACGCCGGACGAGTGGCTGACGTTGATGAATCAAATCCTGCTGAAAAACAGTGTCGGGGCGCAAACCCAGCAGGACAACTATAGCGCCGTAGCGGTGTGGATGGGCACACCTCAGGAGACGACGCTACTGCATACGCTCTCTGAAGCCGCCCAGTTTTTCCCTCTTCGTGATTGA
- the tssE gene encoding type VI secretion system baseplate subunit TssE produces MSNSAHDEESDLLRSGWRSRRGKETVGARDKMQPSLLDRLTDDAPDKVQEPLNSNLVSHATLRRHVLRDLQWLFNTINNEAQQDLSGFDEVRRSVINFGVSPLAGKRMSDIEWQDIQRKLTNAILHFEPRILPQGLQVRCISDTQSLDLHNVLSIEIKGRLWCVPYPLEFLFRTDVDLENGHFELKDAG; encoded by the coding sequence ATGAGTAATTCCGCCCACGATGAAGAGAGCGATCTGCTGCGCAGCGGCTGGCGCTCGCGACGCGGCAAAGAGACCGTCGGCGCACGCGACAAAATGCAGCCGTCGCTACTCGATCGCCTTACCGATGACGCGCCGGACAAAGTTCAGGAGCCGCTGAACAGTAATCTGGTCTCCCATGCCACGCTGCGACGCCACGTACTGCGTGATCTGCAGTGGTTGTTCAACACCATCAACAACGAAGCGCAGCAGGATCTGAGCGGCTTTGACGAAGTGCGCCGCTCGGTCATCAATTTTGGCGTGTCGCCGCTGGCGGGCAAGCGGATGTCGGACATCGAATGGCAGGATATCCAGCGCAAGCTGACCAACGCGATTTTGCATTTTGAACCGCGCATTTTGCCGCAGGGCTTACAGGTTCGCTGCATTTCCGATACCCAGTCGCTGGATCTGCACAACGTGTTGTCGATTGAGATCAAAGGGCGTTTGTGGTGTGTGCCGTATCCGCTGGAGTTTCTGTTCCGCACGGATGTGGATCTGGAAAACGGGCATTTCGAGCTGAAAGACGCGGGGTAA
- the tagH gene encoding type VI secretion system-associated FHA domain protein TagH: protein MRFTIITSKPGHQPPQSRCDFYPPGGTIGRGTDNNLVLPDNDRSISRLQAIVHIAGNGECRITNRGNVTRVVLNDIPLERGRQVELQDGDILGIDEYRIEVTELIQDTQPVSRMAEEMYPKHVQPQVAKPAPAPTPKSVAENAPASVPTEIWDSLMQEFSISDSISSNRAKTPEAQNLNPFAAPKEPERNPEDPLSLLNNNEPLVTPKTLASDQLFNDEQLFKNDSIFNDVTPSALVPPVDRAAQKPAPEADELDPLALFGGGSTSAARSDDPLGLLSGAVPLAHADEIVPAKPAEPIITDPHSVTPPQQPQPIITELRAEDLSGTPLFVDDEPEPVSEPQDYAGITLPTPQAVQRSAAQTPKGRLRIDPLQSNNEVRSAPAAGNGDSSDVLKGELLDALLEGMGLGDMQPVPQFDKENMRQLGQMLSMFSQGTVALLSSRSILKRGVKADMTMVLDDANNPFKLLPSGKTVLMQMFGTRMPGFMPPKKSVRDALIDLQAHQLGMISGIRAIIAAMLQSFNPEQLEDDAKRDGATARLGVLSNRKAALWDYFVRTYAQTAGEIDDDFHTLFGEAFLHAYDMEVNQYKDSQSGSEE from the coding sequence ATGCGATTCACGATTATTACCAGTAAACCCGGTCATCAGCCGCCGCAAAGCCGCTGCGACTTTTATCCGCCTGGCGGCACTATCGGCCGCGGCACTGATAACAACCTGGTGCTGCCGGATAACGACCGCTCCATCTCTCGCTTACAGGCGATTGTTCATATCGCTGGTAATGGCGAGTGTCGCATTACCAATCGCGGCAATGTGACCCGCGTAGTGCTGAATGATATTCCCCTGGAACGTGGCCGTCAGGTCGAATTGCAGGATGGCGATATTCTGGGCATTGATGAATACCGTATCGAAGTTACCGAGCTGATTCAGGATACGCAGCCGGTAAGCCGTATGGCGGAGGAGATGTATCCGAAGCACGTTCAGCCGCAAGTGGCCAAACCTGCGCCCGCGCCGACACCGAAAAGCGTAGCGGAAAACGCCCCGGCGTCAGTGCCAACGGAAATCTGGGACAGCCTGATGCAGGAGTTCTCCATCTCCGACAGCATCTCCAGCAACCGGGCGAAAACGCCGGAAGCGCAAAATCTGAACCCTTTTGCCGCGCCGAAAGAGCCGGAACGTAACCCGGAAGATCCGCTCTCGCTGTTGAATAACAACGAGCCGCTGGTGACGCCGAAAACGCTCGCTTCCGATCAGCTGTTTAACGATGAACAGCTCTTTAAAAATGACAGCATCTTTAACGACGTCACGCCATCCGCACTGGTGCCCCCGGTTGATCGGGCTGCGCAAAAACCTGCGCCGGAAGCGGATGAACTGGATCCGCTGGCGCTGTTTGGCGGCGGCAGCACGTCGGCGGCACGCAGCGACGATCCGCTTGGGCTGTTAAGCGGCGCAGTGCCGCTGGCGCATGCGGATGAGATTGTTCCGGCGAAACCCGCCGAGCCAATCATCACCGATCCGCACAGCGTGACGCCGCCGCAACAGCCGCAGCCGATCATCACCGAACTGCGCGCGGAAGATCTCAGCGGCACGCCGCTGTTCGTCGATGATGAGCCGGAACCGGTGTCGGAGCCGCAGGATTATGCGGGTATCACGCTGCCGACGCCGCAAGCGGTACAGCGCAGCGCGGCGCAAACGCCGAAAGGGCGTCTGCGTATCGATCCGCTCCAGAGCAACAACGAAGTGCGCAGCGCGCCAGCCGCTGGCAATGGCGACAGCAGCGATGTGCTGAAAGGCGAGCTGCTGGACGCGTTACTGGAAGGTATGGGGCTTGGCGATATGCAGCCGGTGCCGCAGTTCGATAAAGAGAACATGCGTCAGCTCGGCCAGATGCTGAGCATGTTTTCCCAGGGCACCGTTGCGCTGCTCTCCTCGCGCTCGATTCTGAAACGCGGCGTTAAAGCCGATATGACGATGGTGCTGGATGACGCCAACAACCCGTTCAAGCTGCTGCCGTCGGGCAAAACCGTGCTGATGCAGATGTTTGGTACGCGGATGCCTGGCTTTATGCCGCCGAAAAAATCGGTGCGCGATGCGTTGATCGACTTACAGGCGCACCAGTTAGGTATGATTTCCGGGATCCGCGCGATTATCGCCGCGATGTTGCAGTCGTTTAACCCGGAACAACTGGAAGATGACGCTAAACGCGACGGCGCCACCGCGCGTCTCGGCGTACTCTCGAACCGTAAAGCCGCTCTGTGGGACTACTTTGTGCGCACCTACGCGCAAACGGCGGGTGAAATTGACGATGACTTCCATACCCTGTTTGGCGAAGCGTTCCTCCACGCTTATGACATGGAGGTTAACCAGTACAAAGACTCACAAAGCGGATCGGAAGAATGA
- a CDS encoding type VI secretion system accessory protein TagJ, protein MNTLLQQLAGESLQESLARLESRIRTQPGDADLRAAFAQFLCLDGNWPRALAQLKSWQALKPQAQPTVTLLEQAINGERQRADVMAGRARPVTPDRQWPWLAAMVSALDPESTEPAAHREAALENAEANPGQLTTQDGETHTFDWLMDGDCRFGPVCEAIVNGRYFWLPFSAIASMQFQPPASVTDLVWRHTLVRLQDGSEQVCQIPARYPLDSEAEDRFKLARVTEWQALPGDAPHFLGHGQKVWLNDSAEFSLLDLVTLSFDTAVADE, encoded by the coding sequence ATGAACACCTTGTTGCAACAACTGGCAGGCGAATCCCTGCAGGAGAGCCTTGCCCGGCTGGAAAGCCGCATCCGTACCCAGCCAGGCGATGCCGATCTGCGTGCGGCTTTTGCCCAGTTTCTCTGCCTTGACGGTAACTGGCCGCGCGCGCTGGCGCAGCTGAAAAGCTGGCAGGCGCTGAAACCGCAGGCGCAACCGACGGTGACGCTGCTGGAGCAGGCGATCAACGGTGAACGCCAGCGTGCCGACGTGATGGCTGGTCGCGCCCGTCCGGTAACGCCAGATCGGCAGTGGCCGTGGCTGGCAGCGATGGTCAGCGCGCTGGACCCGGAATCCACCGAACCTGCCGCGCACCGTGAAGCCGCACTGGAGAACGCCGAGGCGAACCCCGGCCAGCTGACAACTCAGGATGGCGAAACGCACACTTTCGACTGGCTGATGGACGGTGATTGCCGCTTTGGTCCGGTCTGCGAAGCGATCGTCAATGGCCGCTATTTCTGGCTGCCGTTCAGCGCGATTGCCTCTATGCAGTTTCAGCCGCCGGCCAGCGTCACCGACCTGGTGTGGCGCCATACGCTGGTGCGTTTGCAGGATGGCAGCGAACAGGTGTGCCAGATCCCGGCGCGTTATCCGCTGGATAGCGAAGCCGAAGACCGCTTTAAACTCGCCCGCGTTACCGAGTGGCAGGCGTTACCGGGCGATGCGCCGCACTTCCTGGGCCACGGGCAAAAAGTCTGGCTCAACGACAGCGCCGAGTTCTCGCTGCTCGATCTGGTCACGCTGAGTTTCGATACGGCCGTTGCAGATGAGTAA
- the tssH gene encoding type VI secretion system ATPase TssH produces MSEISRAVLFGKLDTLLFTSLESATAFCKLRGNPYVELVHWLHQLMQQSEGDLQQVIRHFSLNEEALTRDIVAALDKLPRGASSVSDLSEHIDTAVERAWVYGSLKFGVTRIRGGHLLAGILKTWSLATVLKGISSQFERVSADALLDNFEAIFANSKETQQTATAVGDTAAAPQQQGTLAQYGQDLTARARDGKIDPVVGRDEEIRQMVDILMRRRQNNPLLTGEAGVGKTAVVEGLALRIAAGDVPEPLANVQLWLLDIGMLQAGAGMKGEFEARLQALINEVQSSPTPIILFIDEIHTLIGAGGQQGTGDAANLLKPALARGQLRTIGATTWAEYKKYIEKDPALTRRFQTVQVAEPDEEKAVLMLRSTVSALEKHHRVLLLDEAVVAAVKLSHRYIPARQLPDKAVALLDTACARVAVSQSAPPPQLEDCLHRIAALEVEIEIANREAKMAAGDSGRVEKLTAARQQQEQLRNELTQRWQQEQALVDAIIALRAQLHTAAEEELTALRDSLAQQQQALKTLQGDAPLLFTSVDANVVAAVVSDWTGIPLGRMVKNEIDAVLKLADTLNERVIGQRHGLELIAKRVRTSRARLDDPNKPVGVFMLCGPSGVGKTETALALAESLYGGEQNVITINMSEFQEAHTVSTLKGAPPGYVGYGEGGVLTEAVRRRPYSVVLLDEIEKAHPDVHEIFFQVFDKGWMEDGEGRHIDFRNTIIILTSNVGTELITGMCADPELMPEPDALRDALRPPLLQVFPPALLGRLLVVPYFPLSDEMLAQIVRLQLKRIQRRLEENHGIVSEIDDSVVGQIVARCTEVESGGRMVDAILTNTLLPMMSQLLLDASARDEQYKRLRVTLEQGEFHCQFAA; encoded by the coding sequence ATGTCGGAAATTAGCCGCGCCGTCCTGTTCGGCAAACTCGATACGCTGTTATTTACCTCGCTGGAAAGCGCCACTGCGTTTTGCAAACTGCGTGGCAACCCCTACGTCGAGCTGGTTCACTGGCTGCACCAACTGATGCAACAGTCAGAGGGCGACCTGCAACAGGTGATCCGCCACTTTTCGCTGAATGAAGAGGCGCTGACGCGGGATATCGTCGCCGCGCTCGATAAACTGCCGCGCGGTGCAAGTTCAGTCTCCGATCTCTCGGAACATATCGATACCGCCGTTGAGCGGGCGTGGGTTTACGGTTCGCTGAAATTTGGCGTCACGCGCATTCGCGGCGGCCATCTGCTGGCGGGGATCCTGAAAACCTGGAGCCTGGCGACCGTGCTGAAAGGCATTTCGTCACAGTTTGAGCGGGTGAGTGCCGATGCGCTGCTCGACAACTTCGAGGCGATTTTCGCCAACAGTAAAGAGACGCAGCAGACGGCAACCGCCGTTGGCGATACCGCCGCCGCGCCGCAACAGCAGGGCACGCTGGCGCAATACGGACAGGATCTGACGGCCAGAGCGCGCGACGGCAAAATCGATCCGGTGGTGGGCCGCGACGAAGAGATCCGCCAGATGGTCGATATTTTGATGCGTCGCCGCCAGAACAACCCACTGTTAACCGGCGAAGCCGGGGTCGGAAAAACGGCGGTAGTGGAAGGGTTAGCGCTGCGCATTGCCGCAGGCGATGTGCCGGAACCGCTGGCGAACGTGCAACTGTGGTTGCTGGATATTGGCATGTTGCAGGCGGGCGCGGGCATGAAAGGCGAGTTCGAAGCGCGGCTGCAAGCGCTGATCAACGAAGTGCAATCCAGCCCGACGCCGATCATTCTGTTTATCGACGAAATTCACACCCTGATTGGCGCTGGCGGCCAGCAGGGCACTGGCGATGCCGCCAACCTGCTGAAACCGGCGCTGGCGCGCGGACAGTTGCGCACCATCGGCGCGACCACCTGGGCGGAATATAAGAAATACATTGAGAAAGATCCGGCATTAACCCGTCGCTTCCAGACCGTGCAGGTTGCCGAGCCGGATGAAGAGAAAGCGGTATTAATGCTGCGCAGCACGGTTTCCGCGCTGGAGAAGCACCATCGCGTGTTGCTGCTTGATGAAGCGGTTGTCGCCGCCGTGAAGCTCTCTCACCGCTACATTCCGGCGCGTCAATTGCCGGATAAAGCCGTGGCGCTGCTTGATACGGCCTGCGCTCGCGTCGCCGTCAGCCAGAGTGCGCCGCCGCCGCAACTGGAGGATTGCCTGCACCGCATTGCTGCGCTGGAGGTGGAGATTGAGATTGCCAACCGCGAAGCGAAAATGGCGGCTGGCGACAGCGGGCGGGTAGAGAAATTAACCGCCGCGCGTCAACAGCAGGAACAACTGCGCAATGAGCTGACGCAGCGTTGGCAGCAGGAGCAGGCGCTGGTTGATGCCATCATTGCGCTGCGCGCACAGTTGCATACCGCAGCGGAAGAGGAACTGACCGCTTTACGTGATTCGCTGGCGCAGCAGCAACAGGCGCTTAAAACATTGCAGGGCGACGCGCCGCTGCTGTTCACTTCGGTTGATGCCAACGTGGTAGCCGCGGTGGTCTCCGACTGGACCGGCATTCCGCTGGGACGGATGGTGAAAAATGAAATCGATGCGGTGCTGAAACTGGCGGATACGCTGAATGAACGCGTGATCGGCCAGCGCCACGGTCTGGAGTTGATCGCCAAACGCGTGCGCACCTCGCGCGCCCGCCTCGACGATCCGAACAAACCGGTCGGCGTGTTTATGCTCTGCGGTCCTTCCGGCGTAGGCAAAACCGAAACTGCGCTGGCGCTGGCGGAATCGCTGTATGGCGGCGAGCAGAACGTTATCACCATCAATATGAGCGAGTTCCAGGAAGCGCATACCGTCTCGACGCTGAAAGGCGCACCTCCGGGCTACGTCGGTTATGGCGAAGGCGGCGTGTTAACCGAAGCCGTGCGCCGTCGCCCTTACAGCGTGGTACTGCTGGATGAGATCGAAAAAGCGCATCCGGACGTGCATGAAATCTTCTTCCAGGTGTTTGATAAAGGCTGGATGGAAGATGGCGAAGGCCGCCATATCGATTTTCGCAATACCATCATCATTCTGACCTCGAATGTTGGCACCGAGTTGATTACCGGCATGTGCGCCGATCCGGAACTGATGCCGGAACCGGACGCGCTGCGTGATGCACTGCGTCCGCCGCTGCTGCAGGTTTTCCCGCCCGCGTTGCTTGGGCGATTGCTGGTGGTGCCTTATTTCCCGCTCAGCGACGAGATGCTGGCGCAGATTGTGCGTTTGCAGCTTAAGCGTATTCAGCGCCGTCTGGAGGAGAACCACGGTATTGTCTCGGAAATCGATGACAGCGTGGTCGGGCAGATTGTGGCACGCTGTACCGAAGTTGAATCAGGCGGCCGTATGGTGGACGCCATCCTTACGAACACTCTGCTGCCAATGATGAGCCAGCTATTACTCGACGCCAGTGCGCGGGACGAGCAATATAAGCGCTTACGTGTCACGCTCGAGCAGGGTGAGTTTCACTGTCAGTTTGCGGCGTAA
- the tssF gene encoding type VI secretion system baseplate subunit TssF, translated as MDSKLLEYYNRELAWLREMGQEFAGRYPKVAGRLGMRGMDVADPYVERLMEGFAFLTSRVQLKMDAEFPRFSQRLLEMVAPNYLAPTPSMAIAELTPDSAKGDLSNGFVVPRGTMMDSQVMKKNGVTCSYTTAHDVTLLPLKISQVELGGVPADLPLAKVGLSQRGAQSALRIRVSCDGPVNLGHLDFDRLELFLSGPDMQALKLLELLMGHQVGIVCQSNSAGAPLQVLADDALQQEGFAASQSLLPDDLRNFDGYRLLQEYFAFPQRFLFISLQGLRSMVAQSGDATSFDIIILLDKADGQLERVVDKNHLALHCTPVINLFPKVAERQKLSENQHEYHLVVDNIRPLDYEIYAVRKIHASVDGQRDEQTFRPFWSSWSQDEGNYGAYFSVRREQRALSEHAQRYGTRTGYIGSEVFASLVDEQHAPWREDLRYITAEVLCTSRDLPLMLQQDMGQFVMPDSLPVKSLHLRKGPTPPRPALAEGLSTWRLISQLQMNYLSLMDGDDGEGAAALRQLLGLYTRLAEAPVARQIDGVRHCVLEPVHRRVPEPGPIVFARGIGITLTVDEQAFSGFSPWLFGSVLERVFARLVGMNSFTEFTLKSQQRGEIGYWPPRMGKRALI; from the coding sequence ATGGACAGCAAATTACTGGAGTACTACAACCGCGAACTGGCCTGGCTGCGCGAAATGGGCCAGGAGTTTGCCGGGCGCTATCCGAAAGTGGCCGGACGCCTCGGTATGCGCGGCATGGACGTTGCCGATCCGTATGTCGAACGCCTGATGGAGGGCTTTGCCTTCCTGACCTCCCGCGTACAACTGAAAATGGACGCCGAATTTCCCCGCTTCTCCCAGCGTCTGCTGGAGATGGTGGCGCCCAACTATCTCGCGCCGACGCCGTCGATGGCGATTGCGGAGCTGACGCCGGACAGCGCGAAAGGGGATCTGAGCAATGGCTTTGTGGTGCCGCGCGGTACCATGATGGACAGCCAGGTGATGAAGAAGAATGGCGTTACCTGTAGCTATACCACCGCGCATGATGTCACGCTGTTACCGCTGAAAATCAGCCAGGTGGAACTGGGCGGCGTACCTGCCGATCTGCCGCTGGCGAAAGTTGGCCTGAGCCAGCGCGGGGCGCAAAGCGCGCTGCGTATTCGTGTGAGCTGCGATGGCCCGGTCAACCTCGGCCATCTCGATTTCGATCGCCTGGAACTGTTCCTCAGCGGCCCGGATATGCAGGCGCTGAAACTGCTGGAACTGCTGATGGGCCACCAGGTGGGCATTGTTTGCCAGTCCAATAGCGCCGGTGCGCCGTTGCAGGTGCTGGCCGATGACGCATTGCAGCAGGAAGGTTTTGCCGCCAGCCAGTCGTTGCTGCCGGACGATCTGCGCAACTTCGATGGCTACCGTCTGTTGCAGGAGTATTTCGCCTTCCCGCAACGCTTCCTGTTTATCAGCCTTCAGGGGCTGCGTTCAATGGTGGCGCAAAGCGGCGATGCCACCTCGTTCGATATCATCATTCTGCTGGATAAAGCCGATGGGCAACTGGAGCGGGTAGTGGATAAAAACCACCTTGCGCTGCACTGCACGCCGGTGATTAACCTGTTCCCGAAAGTGGCCGAAAGGCAAAAGTTGAGCGAAAACCAGCACGAATACCACCTGGTGGTGGATAACATTCGCCCGCTCGATTACGAAATCTACGCGGTGCGCAAAATCCACGCCAGCGTCGATGGTCAGCGCGATGAGCAGACGTTTCGCCCGTTCTGGAGTAGCTGGAGCCAGGATGAAGGCAACTACGGCGCTTACTTCTCCGTGCGCCGCGAGCAGCGTGCGTTATCGGAACATGCGCAGCGCTACGGTACCCGTACCGGTTATATCGGTTCCGAAGTGTTTGCTTCGCTGGTCGATGAGCAACATGCGCCGTGGCGCGAAGATTTACGCTATATCACCGCTGAAGTGCTGTGTACCAGCCGCGACTTACCGTTGATGTTGCAGCAGGATATGGGGCAGTTCGTGATGCCGGATTCGCTGCCGGTGAAATCCCTGCACCTGCGTAAAGGCCCGACGCCGCCGCGCCCGGCGCTGGCGGAGGGGCTAAGTACCTGGCGGTTGATCAGCCAGTTGCAGATGAACTATCTCAGCCTGATGGACGGTGATGATGGTGAAGGCGCGGCCGCGTTGCGCCAGCTTCTGGGCCTGTACACGCGACTGGCGGAAGCGCCGGTAGCGCGCCAGATCGACGGCGTGCGCCACTGCGTGCTGGAGCCGGTGCATCGTCGGGTGCCGGAGCCGGGGCCGATCGTCTTTGCTCGCGGTATTGGCATTACGCTGACGGTCGATGAGCAGGCGTTTTCCGGCTTCAGCCCGTGGCTGTTCGGCAGCGTGCTGGAGCGCGTTTTCGCCCGGCTGGTGGGTATGAACAGCTTTACCGAGTTCACCCTGAAAAGCCAGCAGCGCGGTGAAATCGGCTACTGGCCGCCGCGCATGGGCAAGAGGGCGCTGATATGA
- the tssG gene encoding type VI secretion system baseplate subunit TssG, with protein MSEALTSAPQIVRASSLPETFWQNVMATPWRYDLFSLLRRIDARGGERYPLGRAPLPRFESVRIGQKPSLGFAPSTLADVRKRDGSPLYDISILSFGLFGPNGPLPIHLTEYARERIDHHQDDSLSAFADLFHHRLSLLFYRAWADAQPTVSLDRGDNKRFEQYIASLIGMGLPGQLEKGSLSPHARFALAGHLTRNGRDPEGLEKILRCYFNVPVSIVENVPQWMPLSERERARLQGGRHAPRLGQSAFLGKAVRDVSHKFRIEIGPLSADSYRRFLPGEKAVTEMRDWVRQYLGIEYEWALRVILRHEDVAGATLGGTGRLGYSAWLGAQPQPQPRGDLVFSPEG; from the coding sequence ATGAGCGAAGCCCTGACCAGCGCGCCGCAGATTGTCCGTGCCAGTTCGCTGCCGGAGACATTCTGGCAGAACGTGATGGCCACGCCGTGGCGCTACGATCTGTTCAGCCTGCTGCGGCGTATTGACGCCCGTGGCGGGGAACGTTACCCGCTCGGGCGCGCGCCGCTGCCGCGTTTTGAATCGGTGCGCATCGGGCAAAAACCGTCGCTGGGCTTTGCGCCGTCGACCCTTGCCGACGTGCGTAAGCGCGACGGTTCGCCGCTGTACGATATCTCCATTCTCAGCTTCGGGCTGTTCGGCCCGAACGGTCCGCTGCCGATCCATCTGACGGAATATGCCCGCGAACGCATCGATCACCACCAGGACGATAGCCTCAGCGCCTTTGCCGATCTGTTTCACCACCGGCTGTCGCTACTGTTTTATCGCGCATGGGCCGATGCGCAGCCGACGGTATCGCTCGACCGGGGCGACAACAAACGCTTTGAACAGTACATCGCCTCGCTAATCGGCATGGGCCTACCGGGGCAACTGGAAAAAGGCAGCCTCAGCCCGCATGCGCGTTTTGCGCTGGCCGGGCATCTGACGCGCAATGGACGCGATCCAGAAGGGCTGGAGAAGATCCTGCGCTGCTATTTCAATGTGCCGGTGTCCATTGTCGAAAACGTGCCGCAGTGGATGCCACTAAGCGAACGTGAACGTGCGCGTTTGCAGGGCGGTCGCCATGCGCCACGCCTTGGGCAGTCGGCCTTTTTGGGTAAAGCCGTGCGCGATGTGAGCCATAAGTTTCGCATCGAAATTGGCCCGCTGTCCGCCGATAGTTACCGGCGTTTCTTGCCCGGCGAAAAAGCCGTGACCGAGATGCGCGACTGGGTGCGCCAGTATCTTGGCATCGAATATGAGTGGGCGCTGCGCGTGATCCTGCGCCATGAAGATGTCGCTGGCGCCACGCTTGGCGGCACGGGTCGTCTTGGTTACAGCGCCTGGCTTGGCGCTCAGCCGCAGCCGCAGCCGCGCGGAGATTTGGTATTCAGCCCGGAAGGATAA